In Pseudomonas deceptionensis, a single window of DNA contains:
- the mltF gene encoding membrane-bound lytic murein transglycosylase MltF gives MFSLTVFRQRCARWLFATGLFLMLGACVEKPSTLERVKEDGVLRVITRNSPATYFEDRNGETGFEYELVKRFADDLGVELKIETADNLDDMFNQLSQPDGPVLAAAGLVSSENRLQQAKFSHPYLEVTPQIIYRNGQSRPTSAADLVGKRITVLKGSSHAEQLAELKKQYPGIEYDESDAVEVVDLLRMVDEGQIDLTLVDSNEVAMNQVYFPNVRVAFDLGDARSQRWAVMAGEDNSLLNEINAYLDKVEKNGTLQRLKDRYYGHVDVLGYVGAYTFAQHLQQRLPKYEKFFKEAAKKEQIDWRLLAAMGYQESLWQPTVTSKTGVRGLMMLTQNTAQAMGVSNRLDAKQSIMGGAKYLALIKSELDDDIQEPDRTWFALAAYNVGGGHLEDARKLAKKEGLNPNKWLDVKKMLPRLAQKQWYSKTRYGYARGGEPVHFVANIRRYYDILTWATQPQLEGDQAADSKLHIPGIDKTKPKEEPQL, from the coding sequence ATGTTTTCTCTAACTGTATTCCGCCAGCGCTGCGCCAGATGGCTCTTCGCAACCGGACTCTTCCTGATGCTCGGTGCCTGCGTTGAAAAACCAAGCACCCTTGAGCGCGTAAAGGAGGATGGGGTACTGCGGGTGATTACCCGTAACAGCCCCGCGACCTATTTCGAGGATCGCAATGGCGAGACCGGCTTCGAATACGAGCTGGTGAAGCGCTTTGCCGATGATCTGGGGGTCGAGCTTAAAATCGAAACAGCTGACAACCTGGACGACATGTTCAACCAGCTGAGCCAACCTGACGGCCCGGTTTTAGCTGCTGCCGGCCTGGTCAGCAGCGAGAATCGCCTGCAACAAGCCAAGTTCTCCCATCCGTACCTCGAAGTTACGCCACAGATCATCTACCGTAACGGCCAATCACGCCCTACGTCTGCTGCCGATCTGGTGGGCAAGCGCATCACCGTGCTCAAGGGCAGCTCCCACGCCGAGCAACTGGCCGAACTCAAAAAGCAGTACCCCGGGATCGAGTACGACGAATCCGACGCCGTCGAAGTCGTCGACTTGTTGCGCATGGTCGACGAAGGCCAGATCGACCTGACACTGGTCGACTCCAATGAAGTGGCGATGAACCAGGTGTACTTCCCCAACGTGCGCGTGGCCTTTGATCTGGGCGACGCCCGCAGCCAGCGCTGGGCGGTGATGGCCGGCGAAGACAACAGCCTGCTCAACGAGATCAATGCGTACCTGGACAAGGTCGAAAAAAACGGCACCCTGCAGCGCCTCAAGGATCGCTACTACGGGCATGTGGACGTGCTGGGTTACGTCGGCGCCTACACCTTCGCCCAGCACCTGCAACAGCGCCTGCCCAAGTACGAGAAGTTCTTCAAGGAAGCCGCCAAGAAGGAACAGATCGACTGGCGCCTGCTGGCAGCCATGGGCTATCAGGAATCCTTGTGGCAACCCACCGTGACCTCCAAAACAGGCGTGCGCGGCCTGATGATGCTGACCCAGAACACCGCGCAAGCGATGGGCGTTTCCAATCGGCTGGACGCCAAGCAGAGCATCATGGGCGGCGCCAAGTACCTCGCACTGATCAAGAGCGAACTCGACGATGACATCCAAGAGCCTGACCGTACCTGGTTTGCACTGGCGGCTTACAACGTCGGCGGCGGTCATCTGGAAGACGCACGCAAGCTGGCCAAGAAAGAAGGCCTGAACCCGAACAAGTGGCTGGACGTAAAGAAAATGCTGCCTCGCCTTGCGCAGAAGCAGTGGTACAGCAAAACCCGCTATGGTTACGCCCGGGGCGGCGAGCCAGTGCACTTCGTGGCCAACATCCGTCGTTACTACGACATCCTGACATGGGCCACACAGCCGCAACTTGAAGGCGACCAGGCCGCTGACAGCAAGCTGCACATCCCCGGCATCGACAAGACCAAGCCCAAGGAAGAGCCGCAGCTGTAG
- the rnc gene encoding ribonuclease III, whose product MSFSLERLERQLGYTFKDQELMILALTHRSFAGRNNERLEFLGDAILNFVAGEALFDRFPLAREGQLSRLRARLVKGETLAVLARGFELGEYLRLGSGELKSGGFRRESILADALEALIGAIYLDAGMDAARDRVLAWLASEFETLTLVDTNKDPKTRLQEFLQSRACDLPRYEVVDIQGEPHCRTFFVECETALLNEKSRGQGVSRRIAEQVAAAAALIALGVENGHD is encoded by the coding sequence GTGAGTTTTTCTTTAGAACGTTTAGAGCGTCAGCTCGGCTATACCTTCAAAGACCAGGAGCTGATGATTCTGGCCCTGACACACCGCAGTTTCGCGGGGCGCAATAACGAGCGTCTTGAGTTTCTGGGTGATGCCATTCTCAATTTTGTTGCCGGCGAAGCGCTGTTTGACCGCTTCCCGTTGGCCCGTGAAGGCCAGTTGTCGCGCCTGCGCGCACGCCTGGTTAAAGGCGAAACCCTGGCCGTACTGGCCCGTGGTTTTGAGTTGGGCGAGTACCTGCGCCTGGGCTCTGGCGAGCTCAAGAGCGGTGGTTTTCGCCGTGAATCGATCCTGGCAGATGCCCTTGAAGCGCTGATTGGCGCCATTTACCTGGATGCGGGCATGGATGCCGCCCGCGACCGCGTATTGGCCTGGCTGGCCAGCGAGTTCGAGACCCTGACCCTGGTCGACACCAATAAAGATCCAAAGACCCGCCTGCAAGAGTTCTTGCAGTCGCGTGCCTGTGACCTGCCGCGTTACGAAGTGGTGGATATTCAGGGCGAACCGCATTGCCGCACGTTCTTCGTTGAGTGCGAAACTGCCCTATTGAATGAAAAAAGCCGGGGTCAGGGTGTGAGCCGTCGTATTGCCGAACAGGTAGCGGCCGCCGCAGCACTGATAGCCCTTGGCGTGGAGAATGGCCATGACTGA
- the lptF gene encoding LPS export ABC transporter permease LptF — protein sequence MIVFRYLFREVLLTLSAVSAVLLVIIMSGRFIKYLAQAASGALDPGSLFLIMGFRLPGFMQLILPLGLFLGILLSYGRMYLESEMTVLSATGMSQQRLLAMTMAPAALVALIVAWLSLSLAPQGANEFQLLLNKQDALTEFDTLEAGRFQSLSDGSRVTYTEELTNDRAHLSGVFITQKNLGQDAKDRSISVLVAEKGRQEVRADGSRWLILDNGYRYDGNPGLADYRAIKYDTYGVLLPKPDVSNDVTDRDAMPTKSLIGNPEPRAVAELQWRIAFPFLVFIVTLIAVPLSRVNPRQGRFLKLLPAILLYMSYLSMLTWGRGLLEGGKIPLVLGLWWVHALFLVIGLGLMYWEPLRLKLASRRSAEEMTRG from the coding sequence TTGATCGTCTTCCGTTATCTATTCCGCGAAGTCCTGCTTACATTGAGCGCTGTCAGCGCTGTGCTGCTGGTCATCATCATGAGCGGCCGCTTCATCAAATATCTGGCTCAGGCCGCCTCGGGCGCCCTGGATCCGGGCTCTTTGTTCCTGATCATGGGTTTCCGTCTGCCCGGCTTCATGCAGCTGATTCTGCCGCTGGGCCTGTTTTTGGGCATTCTGCTGTCCTATGGCCGCATGTACCTTGAAAGCGAAATGACCGTGCTGTCGGCTACCGGCATGAGCCAGCAGCGTTTGCTGGCCATGACCATGGCACCTGCCGCACTGGTTGCGTTGATCGTGGCCTGGCTCAGCCTGAGCCTTGCGCCCCAGGGGGCGAACGAATTTCAGTTGTTGCTCAACAAGCAGGATGCCCTGACCGAATTCGACACCCTGGAGGCAGGTCGCTTCCAGTCGTTGAGTGACGGTTCACGGGTGACCTATACCGAAGAGCTGACCAATGACCGGGCCCACTTGTCCGGCGTCTTCATTACGCAAAAAAACCTCGGGCAGGACGCCAAGGATCGCAGCATCTCGGTGCTGGTAGCCGAGAAGGGGCGCCAGGAAGTCCGTGCCGATGGCAGTCGCTGGCTGATTCTGGACAATGGCTATCGCTATGACGGCAACCCGGGGCTGGCAGATTATCGCGCCATCAAGTACGACACTTATGGCGTGCTGCTGCCCAAGCCGGATGTCAGCAATGACGTAACGGACCGCGATGCGATGCCCACGAAGAGCCTGATAGGTAACCCGGAGCCGCGTGCGGTTGCTGAGTTGCAGTGGCGTATTGCCTTTCCGTTTCTGGTGTTTATCGTGACCTTGATTGCAGTACCGCTGTCACGGGTTAACCCGCGTCAGGGGCGTTTCCTCAAGCTGTTGCCGGCCATTCTTCTTTATATGAGCTATCTGAGCATGCTGACCTGGGGTCGGGGTCTTCTTGAAGGCGGCAAGATTCCATTGGTGCTGGGCTTGTGGTGGGTGCATGCCCTGTTCCTGGTCATTGGTCTGGGGCTGATGTATTGGGAGCCGCTGCGCTTGAAACTGGCGAGTCGCCGTAGTGCCGAGGAGATGACCCGTGGTTAA
- the pdxJ gene encoding pyridoxine 5'-phosphate synthase, producing the protein MTSSNRILLGVNIDHVATLRQARGTRYPDPVKAALDAEEAGADGITVHLREDRRHIQERDVLLLKDVLQTRMNFEMGVTEEMMVFAERIRPAHICLVPETRQELTTEGGLDVAGQEARIKAAVERLAKIGCEVSLFIDADERQIAASKRVGAPAIELHTGRYADVLTPTDVAQELKRVADGVAFGLAQGLIVNAGHGLHYHNVEAVAAIKGINELNIGHALVAHALFVGFKSAVAEMKALIVAAAKV; encoded by the coding sequence GTGACCTCAAGCAATCGCATTCTTCTCGGCGTGAATATCGACCACGTAGCCACGCTGCGTCAGGCTCGCGGCACGCGTTACCCTGATCCGGTCAAGGCTGCGCTGGACGCCGAAGAGGCGGGCGCCGACGGCATCACCGTGCACCTGCGCGAGGACCGTCGACATATTCAAGAGCGCGATGTGTTGTTGCTCAAGGATGTGCTGCAAACGCGCATGAACTTCGAAATGGGCGTCACTGAAGAGATGATGGTCTTTGCCGAGCGCATTCGCCCGGCTCATATCTGTCTGGTGCCTGAAACCCGCCAGGAACTGACCACCGAAGGCGGTCTGGATGTTGCCGGGCAAGAGGCGCGCATCAAGGCAGCTGTAGAGCGTCTGGCCAAGATCGGTTGCGAAGTCTCGCTGTTTATCGATGCCGATGAGCGTCAGATTGCGGCGTCAAAACGCGTCGGTGCTCCAGCGATTGAGCTTCATACCGGGCGTTATGCCGATGTACTGACACCGACCGATGTGGCGCAAGAGCTGAAGCGCGTGGCCGATGGCGTGGCATTTGGTTTGGCACAGGGGTTGATCGTTAACGCCGGTCATGGCCTGCACTACCACAACGTCGAGGCCGTGGCGGCGATCAAGGGCATCAATGAGCTGAACATCGGTCATGCGCTGGTGGCCCATGCGTTGTTCGTGGGCTTCAAGTCGGCTGTGGCCGAGATGAAAGCACTGATTGTGGCAGCAGCGAAGGTTTAA
- the lepB gene encoding signal peptidase I gives MSLNFPLLLVIAVAVCGLLALLDLVFLAPRRRKAIANYQASVTPVDMQVVEKLNKEPLLVEYGKSFFPVLFIVLVLRSFLVEPFQIPSGSMKPTLDVGDFILVNKFSYGIRLPVLDTKIIEVGDPKRGDVMVFRYPSDPTVNYIKRVVGLPGDKIRYTSDKKLYVNDQLVAEQLVGAEPGTLGSAELYKEKLGEVEHMIRKEMSRYRAPPDKEWTVPAGHYFMMGDNRDNSNDSRYWDDPNIPKYELGMVPDKNIVGKAFAVWMSWPEPKASNLPNFSRVGLIK, from the coding sequence ATGTCACTAAATTTCCCGCTGTTGCTGGTCATTGCTGTTGCCGTGTGCGGTTTGCTGGCGCTGCTCGATTTGGTCTTCCTGGCTCCTCGCCGGCGCAAGGCCATTGCCAACTATCAAGCCAGTGTCACGCCGGTTGATATGCAGGTCGTCGAAAAGCTCAACAAAGAACCGTTGCTGGTTGAATACGGCAAGTCGTTCTTCCCGGTGTTGTTCATCGTGCTGGTGCTGCGTTCGTTTCTGGTTGAGCCGTTCCAGATCCCGTCCGGCTCGATGAAGCCGACCCTGGATGTGGGCGACTTCATTTTGGTGAATAAATTTTCGTACGGGATCCGCTTGCCGGTCCTCGACACGAAAATCATCGAAGTGGGTGATCCGAAGCGGGGCGATGTGATGGTGTTTCGCTACCCAAGCGACCCGACGGTTAACTACATCAAGCGTGTAGTCGGCCTGCCGGGCGACAAGATTCGCTACACCAGCGACAAGAAGCTGTACGTCAACGACCAACTCGTTGCCGAGCAGCTGGTGGGTGCAGAACCCGGCACTTTGGGCAGCGCAGAGCTGTACAAAGAAAAACTGGGCGAAGTCGAGCACATGATCCGCAAGGAAATGAGCCGCTATCGCGCGCCACCTGACAAGGAGTGGACGGTTCCGGCCGGGCATTACTTCATGATGGGCGACAACCGCGACAATTCGAACGACAGCCGTTACTGGGATGATCCGAACATTCCCAAATACGAGCTGGGCATGGTTCCCGACAAGAATATTGTCGGCAAGGCCTTCGCTGTTTGGATGAGCTGGCCGGAACCCAAGGCGAGCAACCTGCCTAACTTCTCGCGGGTTGGTCTGATCAAGTAG
- the era gene encoding GTPase Era produces MTDSTATRCGYVAIVGRPNVGKSTLLNHILGQKLAITSRKPQTTRHNMLGIKTEGNVQAVYVDTPGMHKGGEKALNRYMNKTASAALKDVDVVIFVVDRTKWTDEDQMVLERVQYVTGPLIVALNKTDRIEDKAGMMTHLSWLQEQLPNAQIIPISAQHGHNLDALERVIADHLPENDHFFPEDQITDRSSRFLAAELVREKIMRQMGAELPYQITVEIEEFKQQGKTLHIHALILVERDGQKKIIIGDKGERIKRIGTEARKDMELLFDSKVMLNLWVKVKGGWSDDERALRSLGYGDL; encoded by the coding sequence ATGACTGATTCAACTGCAACTCGCTGTGGCTACGTTGCCATTGTTGGTCGACCAAACGTGGGTAAATCCACACTGCTGAACCACATCCTGGGCCAAAAGCTGGCGATCACCTCGCGCAAGCCCCAGACCACCCGCCACAACATGCTGGGCATCAAGACCGAAGGCAACGTGCAAGCGGTCTACGTTGATACCCCGGGCATGCACAAAGGCGGCGAAAAAGCCCTGAACCGTTACATGAACAAAACCGCTTCGGCGGCGTTGAAAGACGTCGACGTGGTGATTTTCGTCGTAGACCGCACCAAGTGGACCGACGAAGACCAGATGGTGCTTGAGCGCGTGCAGTACGTGACCGGCCCGTTGATCGTCGCGCTGAACAAGACTGACCGTATCGAAGATAAAGCCGGAATGATGACGCACCTGAGCTGGCTTCAGGAGCAACTGCCGAACGCCCAGATCATCCCGATCTCCGCTCAGCATGGTCACAACCTCGACGCGCTTGAACGTGTGATCGCCGATCACCTCCCGGAGAACGACCACTTCTTCCCGGAAGATCAGATCACCGACCGCAGCAGCCGCTTCCTGGCCGCTGAACTGGTACGTGAAAAGATCATGCGCCAGATGGGTGCAGAGCTGCCGTACCAGATCACGGTCGAGATCGAAGAGTTCAAGCAGCAGGGCAAAACCCTGCATATCCATGCTTTGATTCTGGTTGAGCGTGATGGTCAGAAGAAAATCATCATTGGCGACAAGGGCGAGCGTATCAAACGCATCGGTACCGAAGCGCGCAAGGATATGGAGCTGCTGTTCGACTCCAAGGTCATGCTTAACCTGTGGGTTAAAGTGAAAGGCGGCTGGTCCGATGACGAGCGCGCTCTGCGTTCCCTGGGCTACGGCGACCTGTAA
- the recO gene encoding DNA repair protein RecO has protein sequence MSSKAPTAQLAYVLHSRPYRETSALVDFITPQGRLRAVLRSARGKAGTLARPFVPLEIEFRGRGELKNVGRMESAGISTWLSGEALFSGLYLNELLIRLLPAEDPHPAVFDHYAATLLALAEGRPLEPLLRAFEWRLLDDLGYGFSLTVDIHDEPVEADGMYRLQVDAGLERVWLQQPGLFQGAQLHAMAEADWAAPGALSGAKRLMRQALAVHLAGKPLASRELFRKP, from the coding sequence ATGTCCAGCAAAGCCCCCACAGCCCAACTCGCTTACGTGCTGCACAGCCGCCCTTACCGCGAAACCAGTGCTTTGGTGGATTTCATCACGCCACAAGGTCGGCTGCGGGCGGTGCTGCGCAGTGCGCGGGGCAAGGCGGGTACGCTGGCCCGGCCCTTTGTTCCGCTCGAAATCGAGTTTCGCGGGCGCGGTGAGTTGAAAAACGTCGGGCGCATGGAAAGCGCCGGGATTTCAACCTGGCTCAGTGGCGAAGCGCTGTTCAGCGGTCTCTATCTCAACGAGTTGCTGATTCGTCTGTTACCGGCTGAAGACCCTCATCCTGCTGTCTTTGATCACTACGCAGCGACCTTGTTGGCGCTGGCCGAAGGCCGGCCGCTGGAGCCTTTGCTGCGGGCGTTCGAATGGCGTTTGCTGGACGATCTGGGCTACGGTTTTTCGCTGACCGTCGATATTCACGACGAGCCGGTAGAGGCCGATGGCATGTACCGCCTGCAAGTTGATGCAGGGTTGGAGCGGGTTTGGCTGCAACAGCCGGGGCTGTTTCAGGGCGCGCAGCTGCATGCGATGGCCGAGGCGGACTGGGCTGCTCCTGGCGCCTTGTCCGGCGCCAAGCGCCTGATGCGTCAGGCATTGGCCGTTCATTTGGCCGGCAAGCCGCTGGCCAGTCGCGAGTTGTTTCGCAAGCCCTGA
- the lepA gene encoding translation elongation factor 4 — protein sequence MSDLSHIRNFSIIAHIDHGKSTLADRFIQMCGGLSAREMEAQVLDSMDLERERGITIKAHSVTLYYTAKDGITYQLNFIDTPGHVDFTYEVSRSLAACEGALLVVDAGQGVEAQSVANCYTAIEQGLEVMPVLNKIDLPQADPDRVKEEIEKIIGIDATDAVTCSAKTGLGVDEVLERLVHTIPAPTGNYEDPLQALIIDSWFDNYLGVVSLVRVRHGRVKKGDKILVKSTGKMHLVDSVGVFNPKHTATVDLKAGEVGFIIAGIKDIHGAPVGDTLTLSTTPDVDVLPGFKRIQPQVYAGLFPVSSDDFEDFREALQKLTLNDSSLQYTPESSDALGFGFRCGFLGMLHMEIIQERLEREYDLDLITTAPTVIFELLLKTGETIYVDNPSKLPDVSSIEDIREPIVRANILVPQEHLGNVITLCIEKRGVQHDMLFLGTQVQVTYDLPMNEVVLDFFDRLKSTSRGYASLDYHFNRYQSANLVKLDVLINGEKVDALALIVHRDNAHYKGRALTEKMKELIPRQMFDVAIQAAIGGQIIARSSVKALRKNVLAKCYGGDVSRKRKLLEKQKAGKKRMKQVGNVEIPQEAFLAVLRLDS from the coding sequence GTGAGTGATTTGAGTCATATCCGCAATTTCTCCATCATCGCCCACATTGACCATGGCAAGTCGACGCTGGCCGATCGTTTTATCCAGATGTGCGGTGGCCTGAGCGCCCGCGAAATGGAAGCCCAGGTACTGGACTCCATGGACCTCGAGCGTGAGCGCGGGATCACCATCAAGGCCCACAGCGTTACCTTGTATTACACGGCCAAAGACGGCATTACCTATCAGCTGAACTTCATTGATACCCCGGGCCACGTTGACTTCACCTACGAAGTCAGCCGTTCCCTGGCGGCCTGTGAAGGTGCCTTGCTGGTAGTGGATGCGGGGCAGGGCGTAGAAGCCCAATCCGTTGCCAACTGCTACACCGCGATCGAGCAGGGCCTTGAGGTCATGCCGGTACTGAACAAGATCGACCTGCCACAGGCCGATCCTGATCGCGTGAAGGAAGAGATCGAAAAAATCATTGGTATCGATGCCACTGATGCCGTGACCTGCAGCGCCAAGACCGGCCTGGGTGTCGACGAGGTGCTTGAGCGCCTGGTGCACACCATTCCTGCGCCAACCGGTAATTACGAAGATCCGCTGCAAGCGTTGATCATCGACTCCTGGTTCGACAACTACCTGGGCGTTGTGTCCCTGGTTCGCGTGCGCCACGGCCGCGTGAAAAAGGGCGACAAGATTCTGGTCAAGTCCACCGGCAAGATGCATCTGGTAGACAGCGTGGGTGTATTCAACCCCAAGCACACGGCTACCGTTGACCTGAAAGCCGGTGAAGTAGGCTTCATCATCGCCGGCATCAAGGACATTCACGGTGCGCCAGTGGGCGATACCCTGACCCTGAGCACTACTCCGGACGTTGACGTACTGCCAGGTTTCAAGCGCATTCAGCCACAGGTGTATGCGGGCTTGTTCCCGGTCAGCTCCGACGACTTCGAAGACTTCCGTGAAGCCCTGCAAAAGCTCACGCTGAACGACTCGTCGCTGCAATACACCCCGGAAAGCTCCGATGCACTGGGCTTCGGCTTCCGTTGCGGCTTCCTGGGCATGTTGCACATGGAGATCATCCAGGAGCGCCTGGAGCGCGAGTACGACCTGGACCTGATCACCACGGCTCCAACCGTAATTTTCGAGCTGCTGCTCAAGACTGGCGAAACGATTTACGTCGATAACCCGTCCAAGCTGCCGGACGTGTCTTCCATCGAAGACATCCGCGAGCCAATCGTGCGCGCCAATATCCTTGTGCCTCAAGAGCACCTGGGTAACGTCATTACCCTGTGCATTGAAAAGCGTGGCGTTCAACACGACATGCTGTTCTTGGGTACTCAGGTACAAGTGACCTACGATTTGCCGATGAACGAAGTGGTTCTGGACTTCTTTGACCGTCTCAAATCCACCAGTCGCGGCTATGCTTCGCTTGATTACCATTTCAACCGTTATCAGTCGGCCAATCTGGTCAAGCTCGATGTACTGATCAACGGCGAAAAAGTTGATGCCCTGGCACTGATTGTTCACCGCGACAACGCTCACTACAAAGGGCGTGCGTTGACCGAGAAGATGAAAGAGCTGATTCCGCGTCAGATGTTCGATGTGGCAATTCAGGCTGCCATTGGTGGCCAAATCATTGCGCGCTCGTCTGTTAAAGCGCTCCGAAAAAACGTACTGGCCAAATGCTACGGTGGTGACGTTAGCCGTAAGCGCAAGCTGTTGGAAAAGCAGAAAGCCGGTAAAAAACGCATGAAGCAAGTGGGTAACGTGGAAATTCCACAAGAAGCCTTCCTTGCAGTGCTCAGGTTGGATAGCTAG
- the lptG gene encoding LPS export ABC transporter permease LptG: MVKLDRYIGSSVLYAIMAVLGIILGLALLFALIDEMRSISSSYTIMDVFSFVLLTAPRRLYEMLPMAALIGCLIGLGGLASNSELTIMRAAGVSLGRIVWAVMKPMLVLMLAGVLIGEYVVPPTENMAQANRALAQGGGDAQSSKHGLWHRQGDEFIHINAVQPDGLLYGVTRYRFDNERHMLSSSFARKAKFEQGQWLLSDVSTTVFHDRSTEVIKVPEERWNVALSPQLLNTVVMAPESLSIAGLWSYIHYLKDQGLNNGRYWLAFWVKVLQPLVMAALVLMAISFIFGPLRSVTLGQRVFTGVLVGFTFKIAQDLLGPMSLVFGFSPLFAVLLPATICALAGIWLLRRAG, translated from the coding sequence GTGGTTAAGCTCGACCGCTACATTGGTAGCAGTGTGTTGTATGCAATCATGGCTGTACTGGGGATTATCCTGGGTCTGGCGTTGTTGTTCGCGTTGATCGACGAGATGCGCAGTATCAGCAGCAGCTACACCATCATGGATGTCTTCAGCTTCGTATTGCTGACCGCTCCACGCCGTCTGTACGAAATGTTGCCCATGGCAGCATTGATCGGCTGTCTGATCGGCTTGGGTGGCCTTGCCAGCAACAGCGAACTGACCATCATGCGTGCGGCGGGTGTGTCCCTCGGGCGCATCGTCTGGGCCGTGATGAAACCCATGCTGGTGCTGATGCTGGCCGGTGTGCTGATAGGCGAGTACGTGGTGCCGCCTACCGAGAATATGGCTCAGGCCAACCGTGCACTGGCACAGGGTGGTGGTGACGCGCAAAGCTCCAAGCATGGCCTGTGGCACCGCCAGGGTGATGAGTTCATCCATATCAACGCGGTTCAGCCAGACGGTCTGCTTTATGGCGTGACCCGGTACCGCTTTGATAACGAACGCCATATGTTGTCGTCCAGCTTCGCCAGGAAGGCCAAGTTCGAACAGGGCCAATGGCTGCTGAGCGATGTGAGCACGACCGTATTCCACGACCGCAGCACTGAAGTCATCAAGGTGCCTGAAGAGCGCTGGAACGTGGCGTTGAGCCCGCAGCTGCTCAATACCGTGGTCATGGCGCCTGAATCGCTGTCGATCGCGGGTTTGTGGAGCTATATCCACTATCTGAAAGACCAGGGCCTGAACAACGGTCGTTACTGGCTGGCTTTCTGGGTCAAGGTACTGCAACCGCTGGTGATGGCAGCGCTGGTGTTGATGGCCATATCTTTCATCTTCGGCCCGTTACGCTCTGTTACGCTTGGTCAGCGGGTGTTTACCGGGGTGTTGGTGGGCTTCACCTTCAAGATCGCCCAGGACCTGCTGGGGCCGATGAGCCTGGTGTTCGGTTTCTCGCCGCTGTTTGCGGTGTTACTGCCGGCTACCATCTGTGCGTTGGCCGGTATCTGGCTGTTGCGTCGAGCGGGCTGA